One genomic region from Magallana gigas chromosome 3, xbMagGiga1.1, whole genome shotgun sequence encodes:
- the LOC136273498 gene encoding ileal sodium/bile acid cotransporter-like codes for MEMLRTLASLFFCVYFVHSSPLESSIGARMEITENEVKTVTFNFTETDRPVKIIVRSSDTFIFSVIEGSRHNITNGESGNFTAYIRGEFLGRAEVHVFVNKLFKGTQLSNAIQGASDNESWYITENPVDVVVKRAESPLSTVFTSIVIVLVCLANIAMGCKTDLKEVKRTLKRPVAPITGLVSQFTLMPLISLGVGYFLGLDAALWFGFFAMGSSPGGAASNIYCYLLDGDVSLSVTMTFISTLASLALIPAWIYSVGINVIYKDIEISIPFVNIITSLVGLIIPVGIGILIQIKKPNWARFIEKLVRPITVLFIILVFTIGVYANLYVFELLTPLTLLAGALIPYCGFAFGALVAFITKHDRQRILTIAIETGIQNTGISIVMLQLSLPTPDSDIGMVAPIVCSIFTPIPMVIAITAYEIKKRCFKKKEVATGEKLKGLDGGEKSEKLGVEGLSYQPVSEKGSDSETETCKKHEKKGI; via the exons ATGGAGATGCTACGGACTCTCGCTTCTCTCTTCTTCTGTGTCTATTTCGTGCATTCCTCGCCGCTTGAGTCATCGATTGGAGCGAGGATGGAGATAACAGAGAATGAGGTCAAGACAGTGACTTTCAATTTCACAGAGACTGATAGGCCAGTGAAAATAATCGTTAGAAGTTCAGATACTTTTATCTTTAGTGTTATAGAGGGTTCTCGCCATAATATTACCAACGGAGAGTCCGGAAATTTCACCGCTTATATTCGCGGGGAGTTTTTAGGACGTGCCGAAGTGCAtgtgtttgtaaacaaactctTCAAAGGGACGCAACTCAGCAATGCAATACAAGGTGCGTCCGATAATGAAAGCTGGTACATCACTGAGAATCCGGTGGACGTGGTGGTGAAGCGAGCGGAGAGTCCCCTGTCGACAGTGTTCACGTCCATTGTGATAGTACTGGTGTGCCTGGCTAACATCGCCATGGGTTGTAAGACTGATCTGAAGGAGGTGAAGCGAACTTTGAAGAGACCCGTGGCTCCGATCACCGGTCTGGTCTCCCAGTTCACCCTCATGCCACTG ATATCCCTGGGAGTTGGTTACTTTCTGGGCCTGGATGCAGCACTGTGGTTTGGTTTCTTTGCCATGGGTTCCTCTCCAGGAGGAGCTGCCAGCAACATCTACTGTTATCTATTGGACGGCGATGTATCCCTCAGTGTGACCATGACCTTCATCAGTACTTTGGCTTCGCtag CTCTGATTCCAGCATGGATCTACAGTGTGGGTATTAATGTGATCTACAAAGACATAGAGATTTCTATTCCCTTCGTAAATATCATCACATCTCTAGTCGGCCTGATCATTCCTGTGGGCATCGGGATCCTGATACAAATCAAGAAACCCAACTGGGCCCGGTTTATAGAGAAGTTGGTGCGCCCAATCACTGTGCTATTCATCATCTTGGTCTTCACCATTGGTGTATACGCCAATCTGTATGTGTTTGAACTCCTGACTCCTCTTACTTTACTAGCTGGGGCTTTAATTCCTTATTGTGGGTTTGCTTTTGGTGCTCTTGTAGCCTTCATAACAAAACATGACAGACAGAGAATCCTGACAATTGCCATAGAGACTGGTATCCAGAACACTGGTATATCCATTGTCATGCTCCAGTTGTCACTTCCGACTCCGGATTCCGACATTGGAATGGTGGCTCCCATTGTGTGTTCCATTTTTACTCCTATTCCCATGGTGATTGCCATTACTGCATATGAAATAAAGAAGCGGTGCTTTAAGAAGAAGGAGGTTGCCACTGGTGAGAAATTGAAAGGACTAGATGGGGGAGAGAAGTCAGAGAAATTGGGGGTGGAGGGTTTATCTTACCAGCCGGTTAGTGAGAAAGGGAGTGACTCTGAAACAGAGACTTGtaaaaaacatgaaaagaaAGGCATTTag
- the LOC105333582 gene encoding fibrinogen-like protein A isoform X2 has product MGRLFGILILTSLLVSLNGQVLFDDMGDRQRSADLALQCMRTELQQFSQGIERMVTKKLEEVENVIETKVSNMIETKTTNLSRKVEKISDLISSTQTEQRLLKQEMESLDYILVKKTNCADILNNYPHTRGRDGVYIIFDSNKTKAVYCDMTTDNGGWTVIQRRVNGLVDFYRNWTEYKNGFGFADNEYWIGNDMLHRLTLLKPQELRVDMERFNGEKAYAVYSSFSVGDEASKYQLQVTGYSGNAGDSLDYTNNSCHNNDNDQ; this is encoded by the exons ATGGGTAGACTGTTTGGTATTCTCATTTTGACTTCATTGCTTGTATCACTTAATGGACAGGTGTTGTTCGATGATATGGGAGACAGACAGAGGTCAGCAGACTTGGCGTTACAATGCATGAGAACGGAGCTTCAGCAATTTAGTCAAGGTATAGAAAGGATGGTAACGAAAAAACTTGAGGAAGTCGAAAACGTCATCGAGACAAAAGTCAGCAATATGATAGAGACAAAGACAACCAATTTGTCTAGAAAAGTTGAGAAAATCAGTGATCTTATTTCCTCAACTCAGACCGAGCAGCGACTCCTAAAGCAGGAAATGGAGTCTTTAGATTATATTCTGGTGAAAAAAACAAACTGTGCCGAcattttgaacaattatccACATACCAGAGGGAGGGATGGTGTGTATATTATCTttgattcaaataaaacaaaggctGTGTACTGTGATATGACCACTGACAACGGAGGATGGACG GTGATTCAGCGGAGAGTGAATGGATTGGTGGACTTTTACCGGAACTGGACGGAATACAAGAACGGGTTTGGATTTGCTGACAACGAGTATTGGATAG gaaacGACATGCTACATAGACTGACATTACTGAAGCCCCAGGAACTCCGAGTTGACATGGAGAGATTTAATGGAGAGAAAGCCTATGCTGTATACTCTAGTTTTTCTGTCGGGGACGAGGCCAGTAAATATCAGCTACAGGTGACTGGATACAGTGGAAATGCAG GGGATAGCCTGGATTACACCAATAACAGCTGTCATAATAACGACAATGATCAGTAA
- the LOC105333582 gene encoding microfibril-associated glycoprotein 4 isoform X1, giving the protein MGRLFGILILTSLLVSLNGQVLFDDMGDRQRSADLALQCMRTELQQFSQGIERMVTKKLEEVENVIETKVSNMIETKTTNLSRKVEKISDLISSTQTEQRLLKQEMESLDYILVKKTNCADILNNYPHTRGRDGVYIIFDSNKTKAVYCDMTTDNGGWTVIQRRVNGLVDFYRNWTEYKNGFGFADNEYWIGNDMLHRLTLLKPQELRVDMERFNGEKAYAVYSSFSVGDEASKYQLQVTGYSGNAGDSLDFNNNMKFTTLDQDNDRSSRNCATDRRSAWWFDDCTLTNPNGEYADSEKTGIKYIVWWYLKNSFISLKSIQLMIRPRA; this is encoded by the exons ATGGGTAGACTGTTTGGTATTCTCATTTTGACTTCATTGCTTGTATCACTTAATGGACAGGTGTTGTTCGATGATATGGGAGACAGACAGAGGTCAGCAGACTTGGCGTTACAATGCATGAGAACGGAGCTTCAGCAATTTAGTCAAGGTATAGAAAGGATGGTAACGAAAAAACTTGAGGAAGTCGAAAACGTCATCGAGACAAAAGTCAGCAATATGATAGAGACAAAGACAACCAATTTGTCTAGAAAAGTTGAGAAAATCAGTGATCTTATTTCCTCAACTCAGACCGAGCAGCGACTCCTAAAGCAGGAAATGGAGTCTTTAGATTATATTCTGGTGAAAAAAACAAACTGTGCCGAcattttgaacaattatccACATACCAGAGGGAGGGATGGTGTGTATATTATCTttgattcaaataaaacaaaggctGTGTACTGTGATATGACCACTGACAACGGAGGATGGACG GTGATTCAGCGGAGAGTGAATGGATTGGTGGACTTTTACCGGAACTGGACGGAATACAAGAACGGGTTTGGATTTGCTGACAACGAGTATTGGATAG gaaacGACATGCTACATAGACTGACATTACTGAAGCCCCAGGAACTCCGAGTTGACATGGAGAGATTTAATGGAGAGAAAGCCTATGCTGTATACTCTAGTTTTTCTGTCGGGGACGAGGCCAGTAAATATCAGCTACAGGTGACTGGATACAGTGGAAATGCAG GGGATAGCCTGGATTTCAACAACAACATGAAGTTTACTACACTGGACCAGGACAACGACAGGAGCAGCCGTAACTGTGCCACCGACAGGAGATCGGCATGGTGGTTCGACGACTGTACCCTCACCAACCCTAATGGAGAGTACGCCGACTCTGAGAAAACTGGtattaaatacattgtatggTGGTACTTGAAAAACTCGTTTATATCTCTGAAATCAATACAGCTGATGATCCGTCCTCGGGCCTGA
- the LOC117692876 gene encoding RING finger protein 151-like, giving the protein MGFDLGRFLGEVNDGLLCCICRDVLEDPVQAPCEHAYCRRCIEGWLANETRCPEDRKNLSLSNLKPLFRYMKNDLDNLQIRCINVTQGCSHVSSLEVLATHESECPRGSVECPNGNCPLSVSREDLAKHLEDCGFRAKECPKGCGILMVTRDDNEHNCIYELKTAMDILRSEMFCKIDEQKREMELRLNTQRCHMVQKESSMQAQVDELKTEVSRLSQKIKLLMELEVKRRQDTERLELEKRELMDLLRRNQNETRNTSGDKRPSTRKVTAL; this is encoded by the coding sequence ATGGGATTCGACCTCGGGCGCTTCCTAGGGGAGGTTAACGACGGTCTTCTGTGTTGTATTTGCCGCGATGTCCTAGAAGACCCAGTCCAAGCACCTTGCGAGCATGCGTACTGTCGAAGGTGCATCGAAGGATGGCTTGCAAACGAAACAAGGTGCCCGGAAGACAGGAAGAACCTATCGCTTTCGAACCTTAAACCTTTGTTCCGTTATATGAAGAACGATCTGGACAACCTACAAATTCGTTGTATTAATGTGACTCAGGGCTGCAGTCACGTTAGTTCGCTTGAGGTCCTTGCGACCCACGAGTCGGAGTGCCCCCGTGGTTCGGTTGAGTGCCCAAATGGTAACTGTCCTCTCTCTGTGTCAAGAGAAGACCTGGCCAAGCATTTAGAGGACTGTGGGTTTCGCGCCAAGGAATGTCCGAAAGGCTGCGGCATACTGATGGTCACACGGGACGACAATGAACACAACTGTATCTACGAGCTGAAAACCGCCATGGATATCCTGCGCTCTGAGATGTTCTGTAAGATCGACGAACAGAAACGTGAAATGGAACTTAGGCTGAACACTCAAAGGTGTCACATGGTACAGAAAGAGTCCTCCATGCAGGCTCAGGTGGATGAGTTAAAGACCGAGGTTTCTAGACTTTCTCAAAAAATAAAGCTTCTAATGGAACTGGAGGTCAAGCGCCGACAAGACACAGAGAGATTGGAACTTGAAAAGCGTGAGTTGATGGACTTACTTCGCCGGAACCAGAACGAGACTAGAAATACTTCCGGTGACAAGCGACCTTCAACTAGGAAAGTAACCGCACTGTAA
- the LOC136273275 gene encoding uncharacterized protein has product MDSLGKLFDSVNSETKAQKKIINENCKDIEMCKNSQKVLDSDLQTVKEISVSLQNSVIDLKARSMHDNLVFTGIQEQKGEDTEQVLQDFLQSKYKLEYRIDFERVHRMGKWNEFSVHPRKIVAKFSYFKDREYIRINAAKRLKGSKVYANEQFPPKIEEKRRKLYPVQRQAKKDNKRVQLVRDVLYIDGKEYTPPESAPSPTPAWNNRTPSDRTPKRVRVSSTPRQYQVGTRRKTDLFRSQISVT; this is encoded by the coding sequence ATGGACTCCCTAGGGAAGCTATTTGACTCAGTCAATTCCGAAACAAAAGCACAAAAGAAGATCATAAACGAAAACTGTAAAGATATCGAAATGTGCAAAAATTCACAGAAAGTCTTAGACTCCGACTTGCAGACTGTTAAAGAAATCAGTGTTAGTCTCCAAAACTCTGTGATTGACTTGAAAGCGCGGTCAATGCATGACAACCTGGTTTTCACTGGAATACAAGAGCAAAAAGGGGAGGATACAGAACAAGTGCTCCAGGACTTCTTACAAAGTAAGTACAAGTTAGAGTACAGAATTGACTTTGAAAGAGTACACAGGATGGGAAAATGGAATGAATTTAGCGTCCACCCAAGAAAAATAGTTGCCAAATTCTCCTACTTCAAAGACAGAGAGTACATTCGCATAAATGCAGCCAAACGACTGAAGGGAAGCAAAGTCTACGCAAATGAGCAGTTTCCACctaaaattgaagaaaagaggAGAAAGTTATACCCAGTGCAAAGGCAGGCGAAAAAAGACAATAAACGTGTACAACTAGTGCGTGACGTGCTGTACATAGACGGAAAGGAGTACACCCCGCCAGAATCCGCTCCCAGTCCCACACCCGCGTGGAACAATCGTACGCCGAGTGACCGAACCCCAAAGAGAGTGCGAGTGTCGTCTACCCCCAGACAATACCAAGTAGGGACACGCAGGAAAACAGACTTATTCCGATCTCAAATTTCCGTCACTTAA